AATACCCCTGCCGCTCGCCGGAGACCGCGGTGTGGATCGCGTGGTGGATGTCGTCCGCCCACTGCGCGGTAAGGCCATATCCGCCGCGGTCCCGCGGGGTGATCAGCCGCGGATCGTTGAGGTCGCTTTCGGCGACCAGAGCCAGCGGCCGGCCCAACTGCCTTGACAGCCAGTCGGTTTCGGTGGCCATCTCCTCGAGCAGGTGTACCGCGGTGAGGTCGACCAGCGCGTGCACCGCGTCCAGTCGCAGGCCGTCGGCGTGGAAGTCGCGCATCCACCGCAACGCACATCCGATGATGTAGCGACGCACTTCGTCGGAGTCCGCGTCGGCGATGTTGATGCCCTCGCCCCAGGGGTTGCTGGCCGACGACAGATACGGCGCGAACTTCGGCAGGTAGTTGCCTGAGGGGCCGAGGTGGTTGAACACCGCGTCGATCAGCACCCCGAGGCCGCGGGCATGGCAGGCATCGACCAGCCTGACCAGGCCGTCGGGACCGCCGTAGGGCTCGTGCACGCTGTACCACAGCACGCCGTCGTAGCCCCAGCCGTGGGTGCCGGCGAAGGAGTTCACCGGCATCAGCTCGACGAAGTCGACGCCGAGATCCACCAGATAGTCCAGTTTTTCGATGGCAGAGTCGAAGGTGCCCTCGGGTGTGAAGGTGCCGACGTGCAGTTCGTAGATCACCGCACCCTCGACGGACCGGCCGGCCCAGTCACCGTCGGTCCAGGCGGCACTGGACGGGTCCCAGAGCTGGGAGCGTTCGTGCACTCCGTCGGGCTGGCGCGGTGACCGCGGGTCCGGCAGGACGGTGTCGTCGTCGTCGAGCAGGAAGCCGTAGCGGGCATCCGGTGGCGCGTCGACGTCGGCGTGCCACCAGCCGTCGTCGGAGCGGATCATGTCGTGCACCGCGCCGTCGACGTCCAGGCGCACCAACTCGGGTTTCGGCGCCCACACTTTGAATTCAGTCATCAAGACGCTCCAGCAGCACCACGGGCAACTCACCGAACAATTGGGCGGCCGACGTCGGTCCGCTGGCCATCGCACCGGTCAACCGGTCGGTCCACGACCCCTCCGGCAGTGGCAGCACGGTGTCGCCCCAGCCGGTGTCCGCAAGCGCCACCGTCCAGCGGGTCACCGCCACCAGGATGCCGGGGCCGCGGCGGAACGCGACGATGTGGTCGCCGGCCTGACCCGCGGCGAGCACCGGCACGTAGTCGCCGTGCAGGAAGCAGTCCGGCCGTGAGCGCCGCAGCCGAAGCGCCGTCGTGACCACGCGAATCTTCGGGTGCTGCAGGTCTTTCAGTGCACTGCGGCGGGCCGCGTAGTCGACCTCGCGGCGGTTGTCGGGGTCGACCAGGCTGTCGTCCCACAACTCGGTGCCCTGGTACACGTCGGGGATGCCCGGCACGGTCAGCGCAAGCAGCTTCTGCCCCAGTGCGTCGCTGGCGGCGTGCGGGTTGAGTTGCCCGACGAGTTTGGTCAGTTCGCCGGCCACCGGCCCATCGAGCACGGCATCCAGCCAACGGTGCACGGCGCCTTCGAAGTCGGAGTCCGGGTCGTTCCACGACGTGTGCCAGGCGGCCTCGCGAATCGCCTTCTCGGCGTAGGAATGCAACCGGTCGCGCAGTTCCCCGGTGACCTCGCCGCTCACCGGCCAGACACCGAAGATGTTCTGCCACAGGAACTGTCCGGTCGCGGGATCGGGAGACGGTGCGTGGGTCTCCCAGCGGCCGAGGAATTCCGTCCACAACGACGGCACCTGCGACAGCACCCCGATCCGGGCCCGCACATCCTCACCGCGTTTGGTGTCGTGCGTGGTCAGCGTCGTCATGGCCGAGGGCCACAGCCGGGCCCGGGTGGCCGAACTCTGGTGGAATTCGGCGGCGCCGACACCGAACCGGTGCGGTTCGCCGCCGACCTCGTTGAGCGATACCAGGCGGGCGTCGCGGTAGAACAGGCAGTCTTCGACCGCCTTCGCCGTCACCGCGCCGCACAGTTGCTGCAGGCGGGTGGCGGGTTCACCGCCGCGGGCCAGTGCCGCGGCCACCACGGCCAGCGCTGGACCTAGGTCGGGTTGCGCGGCTTGGGTTTTCGCCAGGGCGGTGGACAGGATCGCCGACAGCGACTGGTAGTCGCACCGGTAGACGTCGATGTGAGTCAGTAAAGCGGCCACCGCGTCGGGCAACCGCGGATCATCGGCACCCGCGGTCGCCACGATGCTGCGCCGCAGCCGGGCCAGCTCACTGCCCAGCGTGTCGGTGGCGGCGCGAATCTTCAGTTGCGCCAACATGTCCGGCATCGCGCCGTAATCCACCCCCGCGGACCCCACGAGTTCGGTCAGCGCGGCTTCGCCCCTCGGGTCGACGAAAAGTCCGCCCACCTCCCGCAGCACGTCGTAACCGGTGGTGCCGGCGACCGGCAGCGTGGGTTCCAGGGCCTCGTCAACGGCCAGGATCTTCTCGATCACGATCCAGGCCTCGGGTCCCACCAACTCGCGCAGCCAGATCAAATAGCTTGCCGGATCGGCCAATCCGTCGGGATGGTCGATCCGAACCCCGTCGACGATGCCCTCGCTGAACCAGCGCGCGACTTCCGCGTGGCTGGCGTCGAACACGCTGCGGTCCTCCTGCCGCAACCCGGCGAGCGAGGTGATCGAGAAGAACCGGCGGTATCCGACGACCCCGTTGCGCCACCCGACCAGGCGGTAGTGCTGGCGTTCGTGCACCTCGGGGCCGGCGCCGTTACCGGTGCCGGGGGCGATGGGAAGCGCCAGGTCGCCCAGTCGCAGCAGGTCGCCGTCCACGGTCAGATCGGCCGCGTCGTCGTCAGATCCCAACAACGGCAACACGATTCGGCCCGCGTCGTCCAGCGTCCAATCGATGTCGAAGTATCCGGCGTATTCGGAGTCCCGCCCGTGCCGCAGAACATCCCACCACCAGGCGTTCTGCGCGGGCTGGTCGATTCCGACGTGATTGGGCACCACGTCGATCACCACGCCCATACCGCGGGCCTGCGCCGCCGACGACAACCGGGCCAGCCCCTCCGGGCCGCCGAGGTCCGACGACACCGTCGTCGGATCGGTGACGTCATAACCGTGCGAGGATCCACTGGTCGCGGTCAGCACGGGGGACAGGTAGACATGGGACACCCCGAGCTCATCGAGGTAGTCCAACAGGTTTTCAGCGTCGCCGAGGGTGAACGCGAAGCCACTGGACGCGCCGCGCAGCTGCAACCGGTAGGTTGCCGAGACCGGAAAAGGCATACGTCACAACGTCTTACGCAAGATGAGCACGGAGCGGCCGGGCAGCGCTACCTCGTCACCTTGATCGACCACCCGCTCGGCCACGCCGGTCGGGCTGGTGGTGTCCAGCTCCACTGTCCACTGCTGTGCATAGTCGCCGTGCGGCATGACAAATGTGACTTCCTGGTCGTGGGCGTTGAAACACAGCAGGAACGAGTCATCGACGATGCGTTCGCCACGGCGATTCGGTTCGGGGAGGGCCTGGCCATTGAGGAACACCGCGATGCTCTTGCCGAAATCGTTGTCCCAGTCCTGCTCGGTCATCTCCTGACCGGCCGGTGTCAGCCAGGCGATGTCGTGGATGTCGGCTTCACCGCTGCGGATGGGCCGGCCCCGGAGGAAGCGGCGCCGCCGAAAAACCGGATGCTTCTTACGAAGCCGCGTCACCTTGCGGGCGCAGGCCAACTGATCGGCGTTCTTCTCGACGAACGACCAATCCATCCAAGACAACTCGGAGTCCTGGCAGTAGACGTTGTTGTTACCTGATTGCGTGCGCCCGATCTCATCGCCGTGGGAGATCATCGGGGTGCCCTGACTGACCATCAGCGTCGCCCAGAAGTTGCGCATCTGCTGGCAGCGCAGCGCCATGATGTCCGGGTCGTCGGTCGGGCCTTCCACGCCGCAGTTCCAGGACCGGTTGTGGCTCTCCCCGTCGCGGTTGTCTTCCCCGTTGGCGGCGTTGTGTTTTTCGTTGTAGGACACCAAGTCATGCATGGTGAAGCCGTCGTGGGCGGTGACGAAATTGATGCTGGCGCCGGGCCGCCGGCCGGTCGCCTCATACAGGTCCGACGACCCGGTCAGCCGGGAAGCGAACTCGCCGAGGGTTGCGGGCTCGCCCCGCCAGTAGTCGCGCACAGTGTCGCGGTATTTCCCGTTCCACTCGGTCCACAAACCTGGGAAATTCCCGACCTGGTAACCGCCTTCGCCGACATCCCACGGTTCGGCGATCAACTTCACCTGGCTGACCACCGGATCCTGCTGGACCAGGTCGAAAAACGCTGACAGCCGGTCGACGTCATAGAACTCGCGGGCCAGGGTGGCCGCCAGGTCGAACCGGAAACCGTCGACGTGCATCTCGAGCACCCAGTAGCGCAGCGAGTCCATGATGAGCTGCAGGGTGTGCGGGTGCCGCACGTTCAGGCTGTTGCCGGTGCCGGTGAAATCTTTGTAGTGCCGAAGGTCACCGTCGACCAGGCGGTAGTAGGCGGCGTTGTCGATGCCGCGGAAGTTGATCGTCGGGCCGAGTTGGTTTCCTTCGGCGGTGTGGTTGTAGACGACGTCGAGGATCACCTCGATGTTGGCCTCGTGGAAGGTGCGCACCATGGCCTTGAATTCGGCGACGGCCCCGCCCGGTTTGCGAGTGGCCGCGTATTGATAGTGCGGGGCAAGGAAGCCGAATGTGTTGTAGCCCCAGTAGTTTCGCAGTCCCAGGTCTACCAGCCGGTGGTCGTGCATGAACTGGTGCACCGGCATCAGCTCGATGGCGGTGACGTTCAGGGACTTCAGGTGGTCGATGATCACCGGGTGCGCCAGGCCGGCATACGTGCCGCGCAGCTCGTGCGGGATGCCGGGATGGGTTTGGGTCATGCCCTTGACGTGCGCTTCGTAGATGATGGTTTCGTGATACGGCGTGCCCGGCGCCCGGTCGGAGGCCCAGTCGAAGAACGGGTTGATCACCACGCTGGTCATGGTGTGACCCAGCGAATCGACCATCGGGGGAGTACCGGTTTCGGACGGATCCTCCGCCGCCACCGCGAGGTCGTAGGAGAACAGCGCCTGGCTGAAATCGAAGTCCCCGACGAAGGATTTGCCGTAGGGGTCGAGCAACAACTTGCTCGGATCACACCGGTGCCCGGCCGCCGGATCGAACGGCCCGTGTACCCGGAACCCGTAGCGTTGTCCGGGCGTGACGGTCGGGAGGTAGCAGTGCCATATGTAGCCGTCGACCTCGTCGAGGTTTATCCGGGTTTCGCTGCCGTCGCGGTCGATCAGGCACAACTCGAC
This genomic stretch from Mycobacterium paragordonae harbors:
- the treY gene encoding malto-oligosyltrehalose synthase, which translates into the protein MPFPVSATYRLQLRGASSGFAFTLGDAENLLDYLDELGVSHVYLSPVLTATSGSSHGYDVTDPTTVSSDLGGPEGLARLSSAAQARGMGVVIDVVPNHVGIDQPAQNAWWWDVLRHGRDSEYAGYFDIDWTLDDAGRIVLPLLGSDDDAADLTVDGDLLRLGDLALPIAPGTGNGAGPEVHERQHYRLVGWRNGVVGYRRFFSITSLAGLRQEDRSVFDASHAEVARWFSEGIVDGVRIDHPDGLADPASYLIWLRELVGPEAWIVIEKILAVDEALEPTLPVAGTTGYDVLREVGGLFVDPRGEAALTELVGSAGVDYGAMPDMLAQLKIRAATDTLGSELARLRRSIVATAGADDPRLPDAVAALLTHIDVYRCDYQSLSAILSTALAKTQAAQPDLGPALAVVAAALARGGEPATRLQQLCGAVTAKAVEDCLFYRDARLVSLNEVGGEPHRFGVGAAEFHQSSATRARLWPSAMTTLTTHDTKRGEDVRARIGVLSQVPSLWTEFLGRWETHAPSPDPATGQFLWQNIFGVWPVSGEVTGELRDRLHSYAEKAIREAAWHTSWNDPDSDFEGAVHRWLDAVLDGPVAGELTKLVGQLNPHAASDALGQKLLALTVPGIPDVYQGTELWDDSLVDPDNRREVDYAARRSALKDLQHPKIRVVTTALRLRRSRPDCFLHGDYVPVLAAGQAGDHIVAFRRGPGILVAVTRWTVALADTGWGDTVLPLPEGSWTDRLTGAMASGPTSAAQLFGELPVVLLERLDD
- the treZ gene encoding malto-oligosyltrehalose trehalohydrolase, with translation MTEFKVWAPKPELVRLDVDGAVHDMIRSDDGWWHADVDAPPDARYGFLLDDDDTVLPDPRSPRQPDGVHERSQLWDPSSAAWTDGDWAGRSVEGAVIYELHVGTFTPEGTFDSAIEKLDYLVDLGVDFVELMPVNSFAGTHGWGYDGVLWYSVHEPYGGPDGLVRLVDACHARGLGVLIDAVFNHLGPSGNYLPKFAPYLSSASNPWGEGINIADADSDEVRRYIIGCALRWMRDFHADGLRLDAVHALVDLTAVHLLEEMATETDWLSRQLGRPLALVAESDLNDPRLITPRDRGGYGLTAQWADDIHHAIHTAVSGERQGYYGDFGSISTLAQTLRHGFFHAGTYSSFRRRRHGRPLDTAEETGIPATRLLAYTCTHDQVGNRALGDRPSQNLTPGQLAVKAALVLASPYTAMLFMGEEWGASTPFQFFSSHPEPELAEATRKGRKAEFAEHGWDADEIPDPQDPETFQRSKLKWGELLGGAHARLLAVYRELIALRHNDPDFADPWLDHLVVDYDEDQRWIVLRRGASAIACNLGAEDVSVPVAGELVLAWDAPEIGKDHTRVPAHSFAILRVARAGAKAP
- the glgX gene encoding glycogen debranching protein GlgX, encoding MSSTERGNESSYDGADGSPELVTVWPGAPFPLGATYDGAGTNFSLFSEVADRVELCLIDRDGSETRINLDEVDGYIWHCYLPTVTPGQRYGFRVHGPFDPAAGHRCDPSKLLLDPYGKSFVGDFDFSQALFSYDLAVAAEDPSETGTPPMVDSLGHTMTSVVINPFFDWASDRAPGTPYHETIIYEAHVKGMTQTHPGIPHELRGTYAGLAHPVIIDHLKSLNVTAIELMPVHQFMHDHRLVDLGLRNYWGYNTFGFLAPHYQYAATRKPGGAVAEFKAMVRTFHEANIEVILDVVYNHTAEGNQLGPTINFRGIDNAAYYRLVDGDLRHYKDFTGTGNSLNVRHPHTLQLIMDSLRYWVLEMHVDGFRFDLAATLAREFYDVDRLSAFFDLVQQDPVVSQVKLIAEPWDVGEGGYQVGNFPGLWTEWNGKYRDTVRDYWRGEPATLGEFASRLTGSSDLYEATGRRPGASINFVTAHDGFTMHDLVSYNEKHNAANGEDNRDGESHNRSWNCGVEGPTDDPDIMALRCQQMRNFWATLMVSQGTPMISHGDEIGRTQSGNNNVYCQDSELSWMDWSFVEKNADQLACARKVTRLRKKHPVFRRRRFLRGRPIRSGEADIHDIAWLTPAGQEMTEQDWDNDFGKSIAVFLNGQALPEPNRRGERIVDDSFLLCFNAHDQEVTFVMPHGDYAQQWTVELDTTSPTGVAERVVDQGDEVALPGRSVLILRKTL